In Gemmatimonadota bacterium, the genomic window GAGAACTACGACAAGCGGTCATTGCTCTCGGTGGTGAAGAACGTGAAGACGCCGACGCTCATTATGACGGGCGAAGAAGATTTCCGTACGCCGATGTCGGAGTCGGAGCAGTACTACAAGGCGCTCAAGATGACGGGGGTAGACGCGGTGCTGGTGCGCGTGCCCGAGGAGCCGCACGGAATTCGTCGTCGGCCGAGCCATGCGGCAGCGAAGCTGACAACGCTGGCGGGGTGGTTTGAGAAATACCGCGCCACGTTGCAGTGAGCGATCCGCTGTTGCCTAGCGGCATGACTGACGCGCGCGCGCCGCAGCGCTCGGCGGTGCGCGCACAACTTCCACATCTCACGACGTTGCGATTTTTCGCAGCGTTTTGGGTGTTGGGCTTTCATACCATTCCACGCGCCGCCGATGACGGCGCGTGGAATGCGTTCTGGGGCCGCGGGTGGATGGGCGTCACTTTCTTTTTTGTGCTCTCGGGATTCATCCTCGCGTACACCTACGGCGCCACTGCCACGACGGTGGATCGGCGGCAGTTTTGGGTGGCGCGCGTGGCGCGGGTGTATCCGCTCTATCTCTTTGCGCTGCTCTTTTCTATTCCACAGCTCTGGCACACCGTGGGGGAGTTCGGCACGCAGGGCGAGGTGGTGAGTGGTGCGCGCCTCGCGGGTATTGTGGTGTCGAGCCTCGCGATGTTGCAGGCGTGGGTGGATTCGTGGGTGTGTGTGTGGAACTGCCCGAGTTGGTCGCTTTCGGTTGAGGCGTTTTTCTACGCGCTCTTTCCGTTCTTGCTTCCGCTCATTGCCACCCGCATGGGGCGCCGATTCCTCTTGATTGGCACGATTGCCGGACTTGGCATATCGCTCTCTGCGTCGAGCGGTGCGGCCGTCGGTGCGCTAGCGCAGGAAGCGTCGATGAGTTCGTTGAATCCGCTCGCACGCCTCCCGGAGTTTTTGCTCGGGCTCTGGCTGGGCGGTGTGTATTTGGCGCGTCGCCCGTCGTGGACGTTGGCGATGCCGCTGGCGCTCGCGGCCGGATGCGCCACGGTTGCTCTCGCGGTGTGGTCCGGGATGCATCCGGCGTTTCATGCGCCGCATCTCGTGGCGGCTCCGCTGTTCGCGTTGATTGTGTGGGCGGTGGCAGCGTCGCCCAATCCTTCGCGCGGCCTCTTGGCGTTCGCTCCGCTCGTGCTACTCGGCGAGTCCAGTTACGCGCTCTACCTACTGCATGGACCGCTGCATGGGTACGCGCTCGCGATTTTCCGCCGTGTGGCACCTGGCGTGGGCTCGTGGGGAGTGTTCGTACTTTACGCCCTCATGACGATCGTCGTGTCCATTGCGAGTTATCGCTGGCTCGAAGTGCCGTCGCGCGGGTGGATTCGCGGGCGATTTGCGGCGGTTCGGCGCTCGACGACTACGGGGTAGGTGGCCGCACAGCCGTCGGCGTCGAAAAACGCGTGAACGCTACGGCGCGTCGCAGATGGGTTCGCCTTCGCGCCCGGCGTCGAGACCGCCCATCGTCTTGGGTTTGTCACCCACCACGCCGCTCGCACCAACCCAGATGGTGCAGCTCTTGCCCTTGAGCGCGGGATGAAAGGTGACCATCCCCGACCAGCCACGGCTCCCGGCCTGAATCACCTGCGGATAGAGCGTGCCCTTGGGGTGGGGATAGAGTCCAAGCGCCTTGCCGTCGGTGGTGTAGCTACCGTGATCGGCCCAGTACTTCTCCTGCACCACCACGAGATTGCGCAACGCAAGCTTCATGTCGGCAATAGCGTGCGGTGCGGTGGTGGCAGTGTCGGGCACGAGTATTTGCGATGGCGCTTGCGCGTTGAGCGTTGCAAAGCGGCCGGCAGCAGAGGCGATGATGGTGGCGGTGATAAGGCGTTTGACGTACGACATTGTTTGATCTCTCGAAGTGAGTCAGCGTTTCAACGACGCCGACGGATTAGTTGACGCGGGGACGCGGCGCAAAACGCACGGCAACGCCGGCGCAGCAGATGACAAAGAGCAAGGTGAGCGCCGTAGAGACCGGCGGGTTCCATGGTCCGGCGCGGTATGGGCCGTCGCCTCGGACGAGTTGGAGGCGTAACCAACTGCCGAGCGACTGCCCACTCACGTCGAAATACGCATCCGCAAATGGACTATCAGATTTCCAGAGTTGCGCAAAACGCGCGGGGCCGAGGTCGCGTGCGAGAGTGCCGAGGAGTTTTGTCTCCGTGGCACCGCCGGCGACGACACCCATCGCCGAGCTGATCCCCGCAGGCCGGGATGCATTGACGCCGCGTTGCGCGAAGTCGTAGCCGTTCTGCTGTGCATCAACGCGGAGAATGCCAAGGCAGGCCGCGTCGTCACCGGCCGCGCAGCGTGCGCTGTGCATCAGCGATCGATCGGTTTCGAAATCCAAGTGCATCACGAAATGCCAGACGCTATCTGGGACGGTGGCATTGTAGCTCTGCATCCGGTACAAACTGCTGGTGGTGAACTGATCGGTCACGGCGCGTCCTGGTGCGCCGAAGGCGTCGTAAAACGCGCAGCCGCCGAGGAGCGAGCGTGGGGGCAAGTGGCCTGGCTGCGACGCGGCCACAGCGTTGAGGCGCAGCACGATCACGCAGCGTCCGCCGGTTTCGGTGCGCGGCATGATCATGCGGCGCGTGTTGCCGTTCTTGATGGAGCGGTTGAACCAGAGCGCGTCGGATCCCGTCGGGTTGGTCGGAGCGGACGCCACCGATACGAAAGCCAGATCCTCAGCGGGGACAACCACAATGCCGATGGGTGCTACACCATGCGCTGGGAGTGCGGCACGTTCGGTGCGCACGATCTGCTCGAGGTTCGCTTTGGAGGCTGCGGAGTAGTTGCCGATGAAGACCACGGGTGCTTCGGCACCGGCGGGGAGTGCGCGAAGCGCGCGCTCCGCCGCCTGCACGTCGAGCCAGAGCGAGCGAGCGGCGAGCAAGCTGGAGGCGTGTTGCACCCGCGCCTGTGCGATCTCGCGCAGCGTAACGGAGGAGGCGCTTTCGTTGAAGCCGCGCCAGCGCCACATCGGCTCGATGTTTTTTGGGCTAAAGAATGCGGCGACGAGTACGCCGCAGCCGATGACGAGCATCGCCACCCAACGGGGGAAGGTAAGGGTCACGGGCGCCTCCGGGTGGCCACCACGCCAAGCAGGGCAATCCAGCCGAGCATCACGCCAGCTTGCAGCACGCTGGGCGTCACGAGGTCAGGGCTCGCGGCGAGCGCGTGCGTGCGCCAGTCGCGCACCAGCGTTGGCGTGTCAATTCCCGACGAGGCCGCGAGCAACTCGCGAACCGGAGTCC contains:
- a CDS encoding acyltransferase — its product is MTDARAPQRSAVRAQLPHLTTLRFFAAFWVLGFHTIPRAADDGAWNAFWGRGWMGVTFFFVLSGFILAYTYGATATTVDRRQFWVARVARVYPLYLFALLFSIPQLWHTVGEFGTQGEVVSGARLAGIVVSSLAMLQAWVDSWVCVWNCPSWSLSVEAFFYALFPFLLPLIATRMGRRFLLIGTIAGLGISLSASSGAAVGALAQEASMSSLNPLARLPEFLLGLWLGGVYLARRPSWTLAMPLALAAGCATVALAVWSGMHPAFHAPHLVAAPLFALIVWAVAASPNPSRGLLAFAPLVLLGESSYALYLLHGPLHGYALAIFRRVAPGVGSWGVFVLYALMTIVVSIASYRWLEVPSRGWIRGRFAAVRRSTTTG